One window from the genome of Pseudanabaena yagii GIHE-NHR1 encodes:
- a CDS encoding class I SAM-dependent methyltransferase produces MTTILRDWSYRYQWFYDTVSAMAALSVGGEARFRKLFLKDLQVNPEAKVLDLCCGAGQATQELVKHFKDVTGLDASPIAIKRAKQNVPQAQYVEAFAENMPFSDRSFDLVITSTALHEMESEQLQEIIQEVQRVLTPEGQFIIIDFHRPTNPLYWLPIATFLWLFETETAWQLLKTDLHQMLNTSGLTVESRQLYAGGSLQVLRSRKVF; encoded by the coding sequence ATGACGACGATTTTACGTGACTGGAGTTATCGCTATCAATGGTTTTATGACACTGTGTCCGCAATGGCAGCCTTGAGCGTTGGTGGTGAGGCTCGATTTCGGAAGCTATTCCTCAAAGATTTACAGGTTAATCCTGAAGCAAAAGTTCTCGATCTTTGCTGTGGAGCAGGACAGGCAACGCAGGAATTGGTCAAACATTTCAAGGATGTCACTGGTTTAGATGCCTCCCCGATCGCTATTAAACGCGCTAAGCAGAATGTCCCCCAAGCTCAATATGTCGAGGCTTTCGCTGAAAATATGCCCTTTAGCGATCGCAGTTTCGATCTGGTGATTACAAGTACGGCGCTGCATGAAATGGAATCTGAACAGTTACAGGAAATTATCCAAGAAGTGCAGCGAGTTTTAACTCCTGAGGGACAATTCATCATCATTGATTTTCATCGCCCCACTAATCCTTTGTATTGGCTACCGATCGCCACTTTTTTGTGGCTATTTGAAACTGAAACCGCATGGCAATTGCTCAAAACCGATCTGCATCAGATGTTAAATACATCGGGGCTGACAGTCGAGTCCCGCCAACTCTATGCTGGCGGGAGTTTGCAAGTTTTGCGATCGCGCAAAGTGTTTTAA
- a CDS encoding TMEM165/GDT1 family protein, whose amino-acid sequence MMSLKSEPRPETLAASQLPSVSQTKNQIKAEHWQIAITTFITVFLAEIGDKTQLTTLMIAAQSHQPWIVFAGAAIALVSTSLLGVLAGKWLAKTFSPKLLNTLAGLSFLILSISLLWDAIL is encoded by the coding sequence ATGATGTCACTAAAATCTGAACCTAGACCTGAGACTCTAGCTGCAAGCCAATTGCCATCTGTATCACAAACCAAAAATCAGATCAAAGCAGAGCATTGGCAAATTGCTATTACTACCTTTATCACAGTTTTTTTAGCAGAAATTGGTGACAAAACGCAGCTAACAACCTTGATGATTGCAGCCCAATCTCATCAACCTTGGATTGTCTTTGCAGGAGCAGCGATCGCTTTAGTCTCAACCAGTTTATTAGGCGTACTTGCTGGCAAATGGCTTGCCAAAACCTTTTCACCAAAATTGTTGAATACCCTAGCAGGATTAAGTTTTCTGATTCTTTCGATTAGTTTATTGTGGGATGCCATCCTCTAG
- a CDS encoding TMEM165/GDT1 family protein, with product MDWQLLFLSFGTIFLSELGDKSQLATMSLSGSSTAPRYVFIGSAAALLLASAVGVFLGDSISVFLPTKLLKAIAAGLFAIMAMRLFMSDGSEE from the coding sequence ATGGACTGGCAATTATTATTTCTGAGTTTCGGGACAATTTTTTTATCCGAGCTAGGTGACAAAAGCCAATTAGCAACGATGAGCTTAAGTGGTAGCTCCACAGCCCCCAGATATGTATTTATCGGTTCAGCAGCAGCATTATTACTCGCCAGTGCCGTTGGCGTGTTTCTCGGTGATAGTATCTCTGTATTTTTGCCAACCAAGTTACTTAAGGCGATCGCCGCAGGTTTATTTGCGATTATGGCAATGCGTCTATTTATGAGTGATGGTAGCGAAGAATAG
- a CDS encoding FAD-dependent monooxygenase family protein has product MSLFETVRSQMPLEIPAQLERMDSFWFNYRQFNQPIPQVVDTSQEKLKDKDFDVIVGGGTLGIFIASALQRRGWNVAIIEQGILQGRVQEWNISRKELNAFLELDLLTEKELEQAISTIYNPARVGFQGGKDLWVRDILNIGVDPVYLLEVLKQKFLDAGGKLFEQTAFQGASTHPDGISVEIIPKRDHAIIERITGRLLLDVMGHFSPIAKQARSQLYGNIKPDGVCMVVGSCAKGMPEKSYGDLIYSFTPIQNQCQYFWEAFPAREGRTTYMFTYVDADPQRPSFTQLMEDYLFWLPKYQEIELQQLQFERVLFGFFPSYKNNPLQTPWDRILQVGDSSGMQSPLSFGGFGSMVRHLSRLTDGLNAALHGDWLSQSDLRSLQPYQPNLSVTWLFQKSMSVAVNQSIERDRINYLLGVTFMAMEKLGDRVLYPFLQDVVQFVPLAQTMLAMSIADPVLVLKIMQQVGIVTLIDWLKHYLSLGAYSFLNQVSQQVEPAIANLLPEQQYQLQRQIEAWEYGSGGDYQP; this is encoded by the coding sequence ATGGACAGCTTTTGGTTTAACTATCGACAGTTTAATCAACCAATTCCCCAAGTAGTTGATACTTCCCAAGAGAAACTTAAAGATAAAGATTTTGATGTCATTGTTGGCGGGGGGACATTGGGAATATTTATTGCATCTGCGTTACAGCGACGGGGATGGAATGTGGCAATTATTGAGCAGGGAATATTGCAGGGTAGGGTACAGGAATGGAATATTTCTCGTAAAGAGCTAAATGCTTTTCTGGAACTAGATTTGCTGACGGAAAAAGAACTAGAACAAGCGATCTCGACTATCTATAACCCTGCTAGAGTTGGTTTTCAGGGTGGTAAGGATTTATGGGTGCGAGATATCCTCAATATTGGAGTTGATCCTGTCTATTTGTTAGAGGTTCTCAAACAAAAATTTCTCGATGCTGGTGGTAAATTATTCGAGCAAACTGCATTTCAAGGTGCTAGCACTCATCCTGACGGGATATCCGTAGAAATCATTCCTAAACGTGATCATGCCATCATAGAAAGGATTACAGGGCGATTATTGCTAGATGTAATGGGTCATTTCTCACCAATTGCGAAGCAAGCGCGATCGCAGTTATATGGCAATATCAAACCTGATGGTGTCTGTATGGTGGTAGGAAGTTGTGCTAAAGGAATGCCTGAAAAGTCCTATGGTGACTTGATTTATAGCTTTACTCCCATTCAAAATCAATGCCAGTATTTTTGGGAAGCTTTTCCTGCTAGGGAGGGGCGAACTACCTATATGTTTACCTACGTTGATGCTGATCCACAACGTCCTAGTTTTACTCAGTTGATGGAAGACTATCTATTTTGGCTGCCTAAATATCAAGAAATCGAACTTCAGCAACTTCAATTTGAGCGTGTTCTCTTTGGCTTTTTTCCTTCCTATAAAAATAATCCTCTGCAAACTCCTTGGGATCGGATTTTACAAGTTGGCGATAGTTCAGGAATGCAGTCACCACTTAGTTTTGGTGGATTTGGTTCTATGGTGCGTCACTTGTCACGCTTAACCGATGGGCTTAATGCTGCATTGCATGGTGATTGGCTATCACAATCGGATTTGCGATCACTGCAACCCTATCAACCAAACCTCTCAGTTACTTGGCTATTCCAAAAATCAATGAGTGTTGCTGTTAATCAATCTATTGAAAGAGATCGCATTAATTACTTGCTAGGAGTCACATTTATGGCGATGGAGAAATTAGGCGATCGGGTGCTCTATCCATTTTTGCAAGATGTCGTGCAGTTTGTGCCATTAGCACAGACAATGCTTGCCATGTCCATTGCTGACCCAGTACTCGTTCTTAAAATTATGCAGCAGGTTGGTATTGTCACTTTAATAGACTGGCTGAAACATTATCTTAGTTTGGGAGCCTATAGTTTCTTGAATCAGGTCAGTCAACAAGTTGAGCCAGCGATCGCTAATCTATTACCCGAACAGCAATATCAACTACAGCGCCAAATCGAAGCTTGGGAATATGGTTCTGGAGGAGACTATCAGCCCTAG